AATATGAAGGTGATCGATGCTTGTATTGAGTCAGCTCGCAGTCGGAAACGGATAGAAATTGGATAAGCGGTGTACCGTATTCCTAGAAGATCTAAAAAAGCAGCCTTGTCAAAAGGACAAGCTGCTTTTTTAGATGACAAATACATAGGTATTTTCAATAAGTCTTTGGGCATTCGAGCATCACATATTTTCATCATAATCTGTGACATCACGCTTGGCGGCAGTTGCAGGTGAGTTCGATGTACCGTATTTTTCCACGGCGTCCCATGCGCCCGCATCATCAAATCGTCCTGCATTCCGTTGGCGAACCTCACCTGCACCCTTGGGCGGCGGAGTCATGACCTGTTCCTCTACCGGACGGTCATTCGATAATTCTCGAGTTGGCGTGTGCTCGACGGTATAGGCTGTATATGGAATGGCTTGTAACCGTTCAAAAGGAATTTCTTCCCCGCTCTCCACACAAATTCCGTATGTCCCATCCTTTATCCGCTGAAGGGCTGCATTGACTTGCTCCAGCTCGTCTTGCAGCGAATCATTAATCGCCATATCACGGGACCGTTCAAAGGTTTCTGTCCCTATATCAGCGGGGTGATTGTCATAGGACGAGAGCTCACCTGTGGAATCTGTCAGTGTTTCTCCCAATTGAGCGTTTGCCTGACCGTTTTGTTCAAAATGCTTTTCTAAATCCTTTTTCTGCTCCAACAACATATGTTTCAGCTCTGCAAGCTGCGAATCGTTCAAATGATTCATGATCATCTCTCCCCTTCGTGGTCTGTATAAGTGACACGTATGCTCTTTTATACCCGTTCATAGGGCCGGGCAATCAGCAGAGACTTTTATTCCCAGCCTAGAATGTGATATAAAAAGAATAGTGTGTTAAGGAGGGAATAACCGATGGATGAACATATGAAGCGTCGTCTGGATAAGCAAAAGCAGTTGTTTAAACAACTGGGCATTCAGCTGGACGCGCTCTCCATTCATGAGAAACAGTTTAAGAATAAAATGCGCGGCTATGATCCGGACGAGGTAGATGCCTTTCTGGATGAAGTGATCAAGGATTATGAACGCTTTTATGCGAATATAGCCGACCTGATGGACAAGTGGCAGGAGCAGCAGGCAACCATACGTGATTTGAAAAATGCACCCAAGCCAGCGGCCGACCTTAATGGACTTGACCGTCGTCAACTGGAGGATATCGTAAAACAGTTGGAATATAGTGTGCGCCAATTAAAGGTGCGAGTACGTCCTGAAAATGACTATTTTCCGGAGTAAGGTGCAGTTAGCACTGTGTTGGTGCCTCTATTGTGGTATGATGGAAACAAGTATTTTATCAAACATTTAATGAGGCACACACATAAAGGTGGTTAACATGAGTACCCATTTTTCCGTTAGTATCCATTGTCTGCTTCTTCTGGCTGAAGGGGCACCGGAGCGAATGACATCGTCACTTATAGCTTCCAGCATCAATACAAACCCGGTAGTTGTGAGAAGGATTATGAGCCGCCTCAAGCAAGCGGGTTTGGTTGATTCATCGCCTGGAGCACGCGGCTTTCGTCTAAGCATGTCCAGTTCAAACATCAATCTGAAAATGATCTATGAAGCGACTAAGGATGAAGGTCCGTTGTTCGCCATCCACACCGATAGCAATCTTAATTGTGAGGTAGGCAGGAACATAGACGCATTGTTGGATGGTTTATATACCGTGGCAGAGCAGAAAATACAGACGTTTTTCGAGACCGTTACGCTGCGAGATTTGGAGCAGGCACTTCAGCAGCGCGTGGGGCAACAAAGTTCATCTGTGTAAAGACGCTGGTAAGGAGCAATTAATATGAAAATCATCGTACTTTCAGACACTCATATGCCGCACAGAGGCAAAACACTGCCTAGTCGACTGGTACAGGAGTTAAAAGGCAGTGACCTCATTCTCCATGCCGGAGACTGGACGGATTGGTTCGTATATGAACGTCTAGCTGAATTTGCGCCTGTGCAAGGCATTGCCGGAAACAATGATGGAGTGGACATCGTGGAGCGTCTAGGCTATCAGCGAATCGTTGAAGCCCAAGGCAAGCGAATCGGCATGGTTCACGGTCACGGCTGGCGAGGCACGACAGAAAATATCGCATTGAATACGTTTAAGGGAGAAACGCTGGATTGCCTGATTTATGGACATTCTCATATTCCGGTGCTCAAAACGATTGACGGTCAGCTTGTCCTTAATCCGGGGTCTCCGACGGACAAACGCGGTCAAGACGAATATTCATTTATCGTGCTGACGATTGAAGCTGGTCAGATGGAAGCACAGCTTGTTCTTTATCCAGATAAACATTGATTTAAAACCAACAACTGTTGATTAAAGGGGAAGCTATGGCTATTTTTGAATTAGAACCAATGAAGCATCATGTATTGATTTGCAATGGAGGCACATGTATGCGACATGAGGGTGAAGAAGTTACACAGGCAATTCGGGATGAAATTCGTAAACAAAATGCAGAGGCATATATTCACACGACCAGAACTCGCTGTAATGGGCGTTGTCATGATGCTGCGGTTGTGATCGTCTATCCTCAAGGGGACTGGTATGGTCAAATGACCCCCGACTCGGGGACTCAACTAGTGCGGAAGCTCGTAACGGGAGAGAAGCTGGAACCTCATCTTTTTTATGAGTGTACAGGTCAATCCAGCTCGGAATAATCCAATCAACCATCTATAAGTACACGAGTAGAGAAAATCTTTGCGGAGATTTTCTCTTTTTTGCGTTTAATCCCCGATGTGAAAGGTAAAAGTATACTGTGGACACCAATCCGATAGGGAGGGAAGTAAAATGGCCCCATTTGAAGATAACCTGCACGATCAGAATGAGCAGAAAGGACAGACGGGGGAAGGAACGACGGAATCTAAACACCAGGAACAGTCGATCAATCGAGATCATGCAGAGCAGTATCCAACAGAGCAGGAAAGCTTGTTTGACCGTTTTGAGATCGAGCAGACGGTAGATGCCATTCCTGTAGAGGATTTGAAGATGGAAAGACAGGAGGAGAAAGACAAGGATGCAACCAAGCATACCTCTTCCAGTGAGAAAAAATACAATGGTGGCATATAATCATCAACTAACTGGTAATATTTAAAAAGAAATCTCTTGACTTTAAGATATGTGTAATGTACATTAAGTTACGAAAAGTAATTAATTTTTCTCAGGAGGTAACAAAATGACTAAAGACTTCTTCACAGCTCTGAAAGACAGACGCTCCTATTATGGTATTAGCAAAGAACAAGTCATTTCTGACCAACGGATTCAAGAAATTGTAGAGGAAGCTGTGAAGTACACACCTACCTCGTTCAACTCCCAAACTTCACGCGCCGTAGTGTTGCTTGGAGAACATCATGACAAACTGTGGAATATTACAGAAGATATTTTGCGGGAAGTGGTAGGCAATGAAGAACAATTCAAATCTACTGCTGAGAAAATGAACGGTTTCCGCAGCGGTTACGGAACGGTCTTGTTCTTTGAAGACAATAACGTGATAGCTGGTCTGCAACAACAATTCGAAGCCTATGCGGACAATTTTCCAATCTGGGCTAACCAATCTAATGGTATGTTGCAATTGGTTGTATGGACAGCTCTGGAACAAGAAGGATTGGGCGCATCCCTTCAGCATTACAACCCTTTGATTGATGAAAAAGTGAAAAACGAATGGAACATTCCTGAGCACTGGAAACTGATTGCTGAAATGCCATTTGGTAAACCGACATTCCAACCAGGTGAAAAAGAATTCCAGCCTATTGAAGAACGTGTAAAAACATTTAAATAATTTTCACGATAAAATGACGTTTCAAGTTCAGCCTGATTAGAGCACTGTGGGTATCTACAGTGCTCTTTGCCATTCCATTTTTAAGATATGTAAGCTTTGATATATACAGACACAGCGGTTAATTCATCCGTTAGTGGGTGATATTATGTTTAAAATTGGATGAGAAGTTTACATAGATGTGATTGCGGTTTTATGCAGCTGTCTAGGATAACGCGCATTCAAAGGAGGAAAAGTGATGAACTATGATTGCATTATTGTTGGCGGGGGAATTGCCGGTTTGCAAGCAGCCATTCAATTGGGAAGATACAGCAGTCATCGGGTGCTGGTAATAGATTCCGGCTATGGTCGGTCTACGCTGTGTCATCAATATCATAATATTTTGGGATTTCCTGAGGGAATTTCTGGTGAAGAGCTGCGACGGCGTGGACGTAGCGAGGCTACGAAACTAGGAACTGAGTTTGTTGAAGAAAAGGCGGTCAAAGCCGTCAAAAGGGATGAGCTTTTTGACATTCAAGTGGAGGAAGGCTCCATGTATTCGTCAAAGACGCTGCTGTTGGCGACAGGGCTAACGGATCGTTTTCCAAAACTGGATGGGTTACAAGCTTGCTTGGGCAACAGTGTATATGTGTGCCCGGATTGTGACGGTTATGAGGTTCAGGATCGCAGTACGGTCGTCATGGGGGCTGGCAAAGCAGGAGCTTCCATGGCTCTGATTTTATCAGAGCGCACCGATCAACTTGTATATGTCAATCATGAGCGTTCAGAGGTGCCGGACGAGCTGAGCGAAAAGCTGCGGGAAAAAGGGATTGGCTATAAGGAAGCCGCTATTTCTGAGATTATAACCGGAGAACCGGGCTGTTTTGAAGGAGTGCGGCTGGCCGATGGACAAGTAGTTCGAGCAGAGCGGGGCTTTTTAGCTTTTGGCAGCAATCATGTTCATTCAGAGCTGGCAGAGCAACTGGGTGTACATCTGCTGCATAATAAGCACATTGAAACTCATCCTCGCAGCAAAATGACAAATGTGGAAAATGTATGGGTAGCCGGGGACTTAGGGGCTCATGCCGAACAAGCGACTGTAGCGATGGGAGAAGGAGCTATGTCAGCGATTTGGATACACAAGGTATTAACGGGTATGAAAACAAAAGTACCGCAGCTCTGAGAGCTGCGGTTTAGAACGATGGGCGTGTACTCGTTGGGAGATGAAGTTCGAAGCGTTTTAATTGATCGCTCATGCCGTACTTACGTAAAATTTCTGTCTGTTTGTTGCCGATAAGATCAAAATGCGGATAGGGCTGACGTTGATGAATATATTGGGGGTCCAATCCGTTATGGTTGCACCATAAGCGCAGCTTGTCCAAATTAGAACATCCCACCTTGGTGACGGTTGTAATGCCTGGAAAGCGATCATCCACCCAGTAATGTGTCAGAAAAGCAATTTCACCACGACTGACCTCTCTTTTCCAGGCCATAAGCTCCTGCCGGGTAATGCCAAATGCCATCGTTCTCTTCCCTCCTTGGCTCAGACTGAAATCATGAGCTGCTGCGTGGTTGTTCCATTATTTTCGTACTGTAGTCTGTATTATGATCCACATGGGGTAACACAATAACAGGAGAACATGTGTGACGATCTCCTGTTAGAAGTTAAAGCCATCTCTCGGCCCAGCTCTCCACACCATTCAATGCATCACCTAGCTCTTTACCCTTGCGTGTCAGCGAATACTCGGTACGCACAGGCCGCTCTGTGATGACATTGCGAAGGATCAGGCCGGAAAGCTCTAGTTCCTTGATGCGTTCGTTCAGCATGCGTTTGCTAAGATCGGGTATGGAGACGTGAATTTCACTAAATCGTTTGGGATGTTCCATCAAAGTATGAATGATGAGAGCGGTCCATTTTTTGCTGATGATCTGAAAGGACTGTTCCACCTTACCGCACAAAAGCTTAGGCTGCCTGTCGTCGCTCATCTGAATCCCCTCAATTTCATTGTTGTTTTAAACAGTATACTAAAAGTAACTCTGTATACCAATAGTAACTATAACGCTTTGTGTCAACTGTGACATATTTAACATTTTTTTCTCTTTCCTTTCGTCAATCATACCACAGAAAACGTTATCATTACAGGATATATCGAATGTTCACGATTTCGCTAAAATTTGATTGACTTGCCCCTTATTTTGGGTGTATTATGGGTTACGTTAATTCCTCAGGTAACTTTTAATAACCTCATCTTTATAATGGGAAGAAGGAATATTTCATGGATTCAATGACATTTGTCTTATTTGGAGCGACAGGGGATTTGGCTAAACGCAAAATTTACCCTGCCTTGTATAATTTGTTTGTAGAAGGTAAAATTCCGGCTTCCTTTTCTGTAATTGGGATGGGGCGTCGTGAAGTGGCAGACGAGCAATTTCAAAGTAATGTAGAGCAATCCATTAAGGATTTTTCCAGACACGTGAATGAAGACCGTGCACAGATGGATCAGTTCTTAAGTGCTTTCCGTTACAGCGCATTGAACGTCAACTACCCGGAAGATTATAAAAAGCTGCTACAGCTTGCTGAGCAACGTGAAAATGACTTGGGAATTCCGGGGAACCGCATGTTTTACTTATCGGTGGCACCGGAATTTTTTGATGTGATTGCCCTCAATATTCGGGAGAGTGGTTTAGCTGAAACAAAGGGTTGGAAACGGCTCATTATCGAAAAACCATTTGGGCACGATCTGGAATCCGCACGTGAGTTGAATGATCGCCTGAGTAGAACCTTTGCTGAGGATGAGATTTATCGTATTGACCATTACTTAGGCAAGCCTATGGTTCAAAACCTTGAAGCCTTAAAATTCGCTAATCCGTTGCTTCAAGGGATATGGAACAATCAGTACATCGCCAATGTGCAAATTACCGCTTCTGAGACTGTAGGAGTAGAGGAGCGAGCAGGATACTATGATCACTCTGGCGCTATTCGTGATATGGTACAAAATCACATGCTGCAGGTATTGATGATGGCGGCTATGAACAAGCCGGGACATGTCACGGCTGACCAGGTGCGTGACGAAAAAAGCAAGGTTATGGACGCGCTTCGTGCACTTGATCCTTCTGATATTGCTTCCAGCGTGGTTAGAGGCCAATATACCAACGGTGAGATCAACGGAAAAGCAGTTCCTTCCTATAAAGAAGAGCCGGATATCGGACCTGATTCGCAAAATGATACTTTTATTTCAGCTCGCCTATGGATTGACAACGAACAATGGTCGGGTGTGCCGTTCTATATTCGTACCGGGAAACGCATGAAAGAAAAATCTACTCGTATCGTCGTGGAATTCAAAAAGGATAGCACAGATCCTTATGCCGCTCAAGGGCAACCGACTGACCCGAACTTGCTGATCATCCATGTTAACCCGGATGAAAAGGTAACGCTGCGTCTGAATAGTAGAGACCCGCTAAACGCTGGTCAACTGGAAACGGTTCTGATGAATTATCATTCCGAGGCCAAGGATGTACCAGAAGCCTATGAACGCCTCATCTTTGATGCACTGCGCGGAGATTCCACCTTTTTTGCTCATTGGAACGAAGTTGAGCTTTCATGGGTGTGGGTTCAACCTGTACTGGAAGCTTTTGCTCGTGGTGAGGTTCCACTACACACGTATGCAGCAGGCTCTTACGGTCCAGAAGCTTCAGATCAAATGTTAGAGGAGCAAGGCTTTACATGGTGGCTGGACGAAAAGTCCGAAAGCTCTGAGAAAGCAGTCGTTCGTTCTTAACAGTAACAAGAAAGTATATCCAAAATATGTTTGCTACGGCAGGAGGCCATTACTATGCAAGTAGGATTAATTGGTTTGGGAAAAATGGGTTTGAATCTCGGGAAAAATTTGATTGATCATAAGCATGAACTTGTCGCTTACGACGTCAATGCAGCCGCAATCCAAGAAATGAAGGATTATGGAGCTAAAGGTGCTTCTACATTGGAAGAGCTTGTACAGGCAACTCAATCCCCTAGAGTATTATGGATCATGGTTCCTCACCAAATTGTTGATTCTGTGCTGGATCAGCTTCAACCGATGTTGTCCAAAGGGGACATCATTATTGAAGGTGGTAATTCTCATTACAAAGAGTCTATTGCTCGTCATGCCCGCTTAAAAGAACATGGTATCAGCTTCATGGATGCTGGAACTTCAGGCGGGATGGAAGGCGCACGCAATGGCGCTTGTTATATGATCGGTGGCGATCCGGAAGCTTGGGCGGTTGTTGAGCCTGTTTTCCGCGACACAGCAGTGGAAAATGGATATTTGTACGCAGGTAAATCCGGAAGCGGACATTTTCTGAAAATGGTTCATAACGGTGTGGAATACGGCATGATGGCTTCCATCGGTGAAGGATTTGAAGTGCTGGAAAAAAGCAACTTTGACTTTGATTATGAACAAGTAGCGCGTGTGTGGAACAACGGTTCTGTTATCCGCTCTTGGTTGATGGGCTTAACTGAACGTGCATTCTCCAAAGATGCAAACCTGGACGAAATCCGTGGGGTTATGCACTCTTCTGGTGAAGGAAAATGGACGGTTGAAGAAGCGTTGGACATTCAGGCTGCTACACCAGTTATTGCCTTGTCCCTGCTGATGCGCTACCGGTCTCTTGATGCGGACACGTTCAACGGGAAAGTGGTTGCTGCACTGCGTAATGAATTTGGCGGTCACGCGGTAGAAAAGAAGTAATAACAATATAAGTTAGTATCTATCCCCGTAGCTTCACAACTGCGGGGATATTGCTATATGTTTTGGCGTTTATTGGATTTTTGCATAACCTGCATATGCATATTTTTCCTTGTATATCCGCACAATAGGTGAAAAAGGCGGAAGGGTGAATAGCATATGTGCAAAAGGTTTTCGTTATCGGCTGATTTAGATGAGGTGAGGGATCACTTTGGTATACAACGGGTGATGTATTATTACAAAACACGCTATAACATGAGTCCTACTCAGCATGTTCCAATTGTGCTGCATCAGGATGGAGAGCGGGTACTTGATGAATTTCGTTGGGGATTTATTCCCTACTGGGGCAAGGATTGTGTCAATGCAGACTTAAATACGGTTCGGGTAAATCCGAGTTATCGCAAGATGGCGGAAACCCGACGCTGTATCATTCCATGCAATGGATTTTATTATTGGCGAAAATTAGGCAAACGCATGTGTGCTGTAAGGGTGGTACTGCCGGAACAGAAGATGTTTGCGGTCGCGGGGCTATATGAAGTATGGCATGATAGTCGTAAGGAGCCTTTACGCACCTGTACGATGATGACAGTTCATGCTAATACGGATATACGTGAATTCGATACCCGCATGCCAGCTATTTTGGAAGCTGATCATATAGATTCATGGCTGGATCCGTCTGTCCAGAACATAGATGAGCTGCTGCCTCTATTGCGCACGTATGAGCAAGGCGACATGAACATCTATCCAGTGACCCCGCTGGTGGCCAATGATGAACATGATAACCGTGAATGTATTCAGGAAATGGATTTGCAGTGGTCCTGGATTAAACCTTAAATGTATGGAGATTTTCATCCATTATTGATCATAAGCTTCCCGCCACCTGCATAGGTATGTATTGGGGAACAAGCGTCATGATCCGGGGAGAGGGGAAACGGCCGAAGGAGTATCTCATATGGGATGGAGGCGATTGGAATGAGTAACGATACACTCATCCAGCTGCTGGTGCTCATGGTGACGATCATCGGTCTGGTCCAAAACCGGTAAGTGGCAGGTTCCAGAAGGCGGGAGAATTGCCGTAGGCAATCTTCCGTTTTTTTCTGTGTTAAAAAGCTCGCAGATTAAGGAAGCTTACGGTACAATAGATGCTAGGATACAGGTGACAAGACACCTGAATATACGTCTACATACGATATATTTTTAAGGGAGAGCGAATCATGAGTGACTTAACTTCATTACCACCAGCCAAAAAAAGAAAATTGCTGTTCAGTGCAGGGCTTAGCTGGCTGTTTGATGCTATGGATGTAGGGCTGCTTTCATTTATAGTCGCAGCGTTGGCAAAGGAGTGGCATCTGGGATCTGAGCAAATTGGACTGCTGACTGCAATGAATTCGATAGGAATGGTGTTCGGAGCCGCTATGGCGGGGATTTTGGCTGATCGTTACGGCAGACGCGCCATTTTAGTGTGGACATTGTTGATCTTTTCTATTGCCAGCGGCTTATCAGCTTTGGCGACAGGCCTCGGAATGCTGCTGGTGCTGCGTTTTATTGCTGGTGCAGGCTTGGGCGGGGAATTGCCGGTTGCTTCGACGCTGGTGTCAGAATCAGTGCCTGTGAAAGAACGAGGGAGAGCGGTTGTGCTGCTGGAAAGCTTCTGGGCGGCAGGCTGGATCCTTTCGGCTCTTATTGCTTATTTTGTTATTCCAAAGTATGGTTGGCAAATGGCATTTATTCTCGGCGCAGTACCTGCGCTGTACGCTCTTTATCTGCGTAGAGCTATTGATGATTCACCGCGTTACAAGCTGCAAAGCGTTAAACTTCCGCTGCGTGCACGATTGGCTTCGATTTGGTCGGGACCTAATCGCAAGTCTACGCTGATGCTGTGGATTTTATGGTTCACAGTTGTATTTTCATACTACGGCATGTTCCTGTGGCTACCTAGCATTATGTTTATGAAAGGCTTCGAACTGGTTAAAAGCTTTGAGTATGTGCTGATCATGACGCTTGCCCAACTCCCAGGTTACTTTACCGCCGCCTATCTAATTGAAAAGCTGGGCCGCAAATTCGTACTGATCATCTACTTGCTGCTCACAGCCGTGTCTGCCATTTGGTTTGGCACCTCGGAAACGGCGGGAATGCTGCTAGCTGCTGGTATCTGCTTGTCCTTTTTTAATCTCGGTGCATGGGGAGCCATGTACGCCTATACACCAGAATTGTACCCGACAGCCGTCCGTTCAACCGGTGTGGGTATGGCGGCTGCGTTTGGTCGTATTGGAGGCGTTATCGGGCCTTTTGCAGTCGGTATACTCGTAGGACAGGGCGTAGTGTTACCATCTATCTTTGTGATTTTCTTCGTAGCTATCTTGATCGGAGCAGCGGCTGTATGGTTGCTGGGTACGGAAACCAAAAATCAGGAGATTGACTAACCTTTACATTCACCTGTGTGAAGATTCATAATATAAGAGAGAGGAGTGACCTGAAATGGAGCATACCTTTCTGCTCAAGGCAGACTGGAACGGGGGGCGCAACAGTGACGGTCGTATTGAGGCTGGACAGTTGCGGACTGCAATTTCGATCCCGGCCGAGATGGGAGGCCCTGGTGTGGGCACCAATCCAGATGAAATGCTGCTCGGTGCCGCCGCTACCTGCTATTTGATTACTTTGGCGGCGATGATGGAGCGCGCGAGTCTCCCGGTGGCGTCACTGGCGCTGGAATCCGAAGGGATTGTCGATGTAACGAACAATATTTTTACATATCGCCGAATTGTGCATCGTCCGCAGGTTCAATTGGCCGCCGATGCGACAGAATCACAGATCGAACAAGCATTGCGACTGGCAGAGCAGGCAGAAACCTCATGCATGATCTCGCGTGCTGTAGCGGGAAATGTGACGTTGTCCACAGAGCCCGTGGTGGAGCGCGCCTCTTAAAGCGATATCTGTAACAGGAGCAATCATTCTAATTGCCCATCATTTTTTTAATCCAAGGAGGACACAACCATGACAGCGCAACAAAAATTGCTCGTATTCGCAGGCTCTTACGCCGAATTGGAAGGTAACGGAGTTTATTCGTATACTTTTAATGAACAGACAGGAGCACTTACACTACAGGATGAGTTCTCCGGCTTGAAAAATCCTACATTCCTGAATGTGGACGTCAAAAATCGGAAGCTGTATTCCATTGGGGAGACGACTTCTGCTGCAGGAGCAAAAGTAGGCGAAGCTTCTGCTTTCGAAATTGATCCAGTTAAAGGAACATTTACATTGCTGAATCGTGCGGAAAACGTGGGTGCAACAACTTGCCACATTCAGCGTGATCCATCTGATCGTTACCTTATTGTAGTCAGCTACCACGGAGGTATGGTGGGACTGGTGTCTCTGACTGAGGACGGACGTATTGGTGAGTTGCTGGATGTTAAACAGCACGAGGGCAAAGGAGCGCACCCTGAACGTCAGGATCGTCCACATCCACATTCCAGTTTCTTTAGTCCAGATGGTCGCTTCCTGTTCGTACAAGATCTCGGTCTGGATCTGATCCGTGTTTATACCATTGATGACAGCAAAGGACAACTGGTGCTTCATGGTGAAACGAAAACCCATGCAGGTGCAGGTCCACGTCATTTGACGTTCCACCCAAATGGTAAATTTGCTTTTGTCATTAACGAAG
The Paenibacillus peoriae DNA segment above includes these coding regions:
- a CDS encoding lactonase family protein, producing MTAQQKLLVFAGSYAELEGNGVYSYTFNEQTGALTLQDEFSGLKNPTFLNVDVKNRKLYSIGETTSAAGAKVGEASAFEIDPVKGTFTLLNRAENVGATTCHIQRDPSDRYLIVVSYHGGMVGLVSLTEDGRIGELLDVKQHEGKGAHPERQDRPHPHSSFFSPDGRFLFVQDLGLDLIRVYTIDDSKGQLVLHGETKTHAGAGPRHLTFHPNGKFAFVINEVDSSITSFAYDAEAGKLTELESVPTLPSDFTGENTTAEVAISEDGAYLYGSNRGHDSIVVYAVDGATGKLRLVEHVSAEGEHPRHFALTPNGNHMLVANRDTNNIVTFKVDKASGRLTYTGQQVTVSKPVCVQPFYFSV